The Fulvia fulva chromosome 1, complete sequence region CACGTATGAACTCGCTAGACTCCTTCGGTAGTCAGCATGCCTTATAGAGTTTGGCTAAGGGTTTCCCGTTCTGCAGATCGCCAAGCGGACGAATGGTCGCCGAATCCTTCAATTAGTGGAGGTGCTTTGCCTTGGACGATTTCTCCCTGCGAACTCCATCTATACTACGCTTTGTCACACTTACCGTTCCATCGGGCCCAGCTAGGCAGAGTGTCCATCAGAGTCCCACACCCGCGGGATACCAAGCTTGACCAAGAAAGGCGTCAATGCAGTAGCTGAATGAGGGTGTCTTGGAATGACTACTTGCGTTCAGCCACGGGGTTCTCTCTTGAAAGTAGGAGATGGACGAGCTGTACCATTAAAGGCCGCCCAGAAACTGATCGACCCATTTGTATTCGTGCCGATATCGAAGTCGGAGGCCGCAAGGGGCAGAGGGAGCGCGAAGAGAGTGGTTCGTGCTCATGTCACACGTGTGCAACATGCCCATTCGAAACAGTTCGCTGGAGTCGACCTACAAAGCTGGACGGTCGATCCATGTGTGCCAAAGGAGTCTATCACGTCTCGAAGGAAACCAAGGCGGCCTCCGATCAAGAGCATTGCTGCAGTCGACAAGGCATGCTCTTCCTCAGGCTCTTCGGTTGGATCCGAGGAGCTCTTACCCACTATACCGCGGATGGTCGACAATGGTGTAGAAGACCCATTCTGGACGATTGGCGTGGACTACAAGCCAGAGATCGCACCCATATTAGCACACTGTACGTGATCTGGCACAGGCTGTAAGACCATGCTGACGAGATGCAGACATCCAGAACATTGCTGTCGACATACCAGATCTGGACGGACCCCATGAGAAAGGACTGCTGAGAAGATCGCTCTTTCCAATGTGCATGACGGAAGCTGCTGCGATGTACGCCATTCTGCTAATGGGTGCGTCTCATTACTGCGTGGTCAACCCCACAAAAGGAAAGCTCATCGATCTGCTCGCACTGAAAGCACGAGCGCTGAACGAGATCAATGCTTCCTTAGCAGATCCCGAAAAAGCGGTCACCGATGCCATGATCATGGCAGTAGCAAAGCTCGCGGCGTATGAGTCGATCTTTGGAGACACTACTGTTTTTGCAGCTCACATGCGAGGTCTGCAGCAGATGGTCAAGCTGCGTGGAGGGTTGTCGACACTTGGGTTAAACGGCCTGCTGGAGCGGATGGTTGTTTGGATCGATCTCAATGCATGCCATCTTACTGGGATGGCGGCCCATCTTGGCACAGAAGACTTACCCACGACGGTCCATTTCGATGGCCCGGATCCCTTTCACTTTGCTGGCATATCCTAGTGATGGCACATTGCCAGACCAGAGTTAAAGTGTGCTGGTGCAACGGGTATGCTGCAGATTGGCGTATGTTGCTGGTGAAGCAGCGTTTCTAGAGGTAGAAGATCATGTAATCATCAACAATCTACCGTCCATGAGGCTCCGTACTGTGGATGTTGATGTTGCTAATAACATTGAAAGGAAGAGCGCAATACAAAAGAGACGCAGGTGCAGAAACTACGAACTCTCGGCCCGGTCTACCGAGCGGCTACTTCGGCCAACGATGATCCTTGCACCTGGACCTGCTCACGCGCGCAGAACATCTCCGCTACAAACACTCTCACCAGAACAGCCATGTCGCCCAAGAAGAGGGACAACCTCAGAACCTTGGAGCCAAATCCAATAGACGAGAGATCACTTCTGCTCGGCAATGACCAGGAGGAAGATGACCTCGAAGCGCAGGCCGAGCAAGAACGGCGAGAGTATGACGCCGGCCACGCACCAGTCGCCGAAGAGCCCAGCACCAGGAAGCTGCTGTTGACGATGGGCTCCCTCTGGCTAACCAGCTTCTTCGCCGCACTGGACACCTCGGTCGTGGCAACGCTGTCTGGACCTATCAGTTCATCATTCAACTCTGGCACATCGTTTTCATGGATTGCGTCCGGCTATCTGGTGGCCAATGCAGCTTGTCAGCCACTCTCTGGCAAGCTGACGGACATTTATGGACGTCGGGCTGGCCTTATATTTGCTGTCACTTTCTTCGTTGCTGGCACCTTGATGTGCGGACTCGCGCAGAACGACAAGATGATGATCGCGGGACGAGTCATCGCTGGCATGGGCGGTGGTTGCATCAACACTGTCTCCGTCTTTGTTGCTTCTGATCTGATACCTCTTCGCCGTAGAGGTGTGTGGCAAGGGATTGGTAACATCGTATTCGGCGCTGGCCTTGGTCTAGGTGGAGTCTATGGAGGCTGTAAGTGCACCTCATGCAACATTGAGATGTGCGCTGACCACGACAGTCATCAACGACAACCTCAACTGGAGGTACGCCTTCTTCATACAGATACCTTTCATCGTGGTGGGAGGCATAGTCGGCGTCTTTTCGATCAAGGTTTGCCAATTGCAGTCTCGCGCCAGGAGGGACAATAGGCTAACGAGAGATACAGGTTCCCATCAACGAGTCAGACAAAGCTAAGATCCAACGAGTAGACTTCCTGGGTGCTTTCACTCTAGTTGGAGCTCTGGTCCTGCTCCTCCTTGGGCTCAACAGTGGAGGTAACACTGTCCCGTGGAACCATCCGCTAGTCTATGTTTCTCTGCCGTTGAGTCTGGCGTTTCTCCTCTCATTTATATATGTCGAAGATCGAATCGCTTCGGAGCCGATCATCCCGATCAGGTTGCTGGCCAACAGAAGTGTCCTGGCAGCGTGCTTGACAAACTGGTTTATGACCATGGTAAGCTCTCAGAAGTTCGCATAGACACACATCCTGACATTGTCACAGTCCGTCTTTAGCTTGATGTACTATGGTCCGATCTTCTTCCAGGTCGTACGAGATGTATCAGCGACTCAAGCAGGAACACTCTTCGTTCCACAGGCCATCGGGATGGCATGTGGCTCACTTGGATCTGGTATAATCATGCGCTGGACTGGAAAGTATTGGTGGTTGAACATTCTGGTCCAGCTGCTGAATGTGGCGGCTGGCTCTCTTATACTGGCCTTTTTTGACCGGAATGTGCCCACTATACCACCTTTCATCTTCCTTGCTATGGGAGGTCttgcctacggctctatgCTTACGATCACACTCATCGCCTTGATCTCTGCCGTGGACCACAAATACCAGGCTGTCATCACCAGCGCCAGCTACGCTTTCAGATCAACAGGATCCTCCATTGGTATCACAATCGCAAGTGCCGTCTTCCAGAACTTACTGAGGTCGCTTCTTTGGGAGCGCTTTGGTGATCAGCCCGACGCGCGCGATCGAATCAGACACATTCGAGACGATGCAAGTAGCATACGAGATCTGCCAAAATCATGGCGAGATGGTGTCATTGAGTCATACGTCGGAGTACTTCGAGGAGTCTGGGTGGTTGTGCTCGGGTTCGCGGTCGTGACGGCATTCGTCAGCATCTTCATCAAGCAACACACCTTATACAGCAATCTCGGCCGCAAGTAGAGCAAGCATCAATCCCTGAGCGGAACAGTAGCCGGCACGACTCGTCGAGCCCCAAGCGACCGGAGTCTTTGGGTGCAAATGCTGGATAAGACACAGATCGGTACAGGCGCTTGCCTCAGCATCAGCATGCAGAACGCCTTCCATCGCGGCACAAGCAGTGCGACTAGAGAGTAGTATGTCATGAGACAATGCTGTGACACCCTTCTTCACCATTCTGAGGGAAGCCATCTCTGTTCGCGGTGCGTGGAACGTCTCTCCGAACACCCCGGAGCATTCAGATGACCACTAAGCCTCTGGAGTAGATGCTACAACGTTGGTCAACGCAAGAGTAACCCATCTCCGTGACGTAGGTCACCAAATCCGTCCTCTCTGGAGTCATCTACTGGCTGTGTGAAGTTAGTCCAGTCCAGACAATCTGCTTCCTGGCGCCGTTGATGCCTCCTATTTGGCAGTCACGACCGCTTTCATACTTCCAAACCCGTAGCAAGGCTTGGCGTTCGTAATGAACTATACCCCAGAGTGTGGCAGTGTGAAGGTCAATCCGATGCAGACCATCGAGTAGGCAGGGCTTGTAGCAGTGACCAGGATCTACTGTCCCACGAGTCCACTCTGCGGTAGCGGTATCGTTGAGCTTGTCTCCTTTCCAGGACCATGGTATTCCACGAACATTGCGGGACATGAGATGGCTGGGGCTGGTCTTTTATCACTAGCTCCAAACTTGCCAGCAACCACAATAGACTTTGGGGTAGAACTCTAGCCGCAGAGGATCAGGAGGCATCGCCCGTCCGGGACATGCGTGCTGCATCTCCATCTCAGCACTAGTTGCTGCGACACTAGCACGTGGTGTTCGAGTATGGCTCACACCCTTCTGTTCAGGCGGTGGGTGCAAAACGCCAGCAATCAAGCTTCGCTCTGCAAGCTGCTAACCCTGCGGCATCTGATCTTTATCTCCTCCTGCGGTACTCGGCGTAAACATCAGCAACCAGACCCGACTTGCTTCCTTGCTCAATCTCCTCCTGTGCAACAGCCTTGACAGCCTTCTCCTTCAGCTCGCTTCCGTCAACGTTGATGATAACGATCCGCTGCTCCTTCCTGAAACTTTGCTGCCGCATGACTCTAACACGCTCGGCAACGTCTGCTTCTGCAGAGCCCGCCTCTACACCGTACTCGACACTGGCAGTAGCTGGAACTCTCTGCAGAATCAATGCTATCAGACTTCCCAACGCGTCTCGCATGTCTGCGCTTGGCGTGTCATCCTCCGTTCCTGTTCGTATGACCATAGCAATCCGCGCTCTCTCCAGTCCTATGAGTGCTCCCAAGGTATCAAAGTCCACTTCCACGAAATGGGCGCGAAAGAGTGCTGTACAGTCAACGACGAGGCAGACATGTTGGAGTCTGTCGAGCACGCTCTGTGGCAGACGCGACTCTGCAACGGCCGGTGCGCCCATAGCTTGACCATCAACGACGATGCAGACGCTGTTGTCGCCATAGAGGACCTCGTGGGCTTCTCCATGGATCTGTTGACAGGTTGCCAGGAGCTGGGGAGACACCCGGGGACTGACCGCACGCCGATGAGTGGCCGAAGAGGTGAGGTGAAGGGTTTGGGTAGGCGCCAGAAcgtattcgtatattctcAATCGAAGCTCTGCGGGCAGTGCGAGCAAGGAGCAGCTTGTCACAGTCATCTTGAGTGTATGTATGGAGGGACGGCCTGAACGTGTTGAAAGCTGTGTTTGCCTTCAGCTTGTGCTCGAAACGCCAGGATTCGCGCGCTGTCACGTGATGACGACGAGGGGTCTTGCGTCTTGGTCACTTCCCGCCCTCTATCTTCATGTTCCTCAGCACCTGCTCCATGCCAAACTGCGCTTGCGGATGCAGCATTGCAGCAGGAAGATGACTCTATCAGAAATTTCACCGTAGATCCTATTAATGGGCTGTTCTGTGGTTATCGCTGCCTGCAGAGTGCATGCGAGCTAGCGGCCGCTAGGGAACGGCAGACTGTGCCTAGCCAACGCTGCTCAGTTTCCCACCACACACCGTCCCTTCCATCTTCCTTCGTCCAGCAGCGTCGTCACCGCAACTGGACTTCACGAATTTCTGCCACCATCTTCGAGTAGACCGCCCTGCAGAATCGTCAACATGCGCGAAATCGTACGTCTT contains the following coding sequences:
- a CDS encoding Multidrug resistance protein fnx1, producing the protein MTTCVQPRGSLLKVGDGRAVPLKAAQKLIDPFVFVPISKSEAARGRGSAKRVVRAHVTRVQHAHSKQFAGVDLQSWTVDPCVPKESITSRRKPRRPPIKSIAAVDKACSSSGSSVGSEELLPTIPRMVDNGVEDPFWTIGVDYKPEIAPILAHYIQNIAVDIPDLDGPHEKGLLRRSLFPMCMTEAAAMYAILLMGASHYCVVNPTKGKLIDLLALKARALNEINASLADPEKAVTDAMIMAVAKLAAYESIFGDTTVFAAHMRGLQQMVKLRGGLSTLGLNGLLERMVVWIDLNACHLTGMAAHLGTEDLPTTEERNTKETQVQKLRTLGPVYRAATSANDDPCTWTCSRAQNISATNTLTRTAMSPKKRDNLRTLEPNPIDERSLLLGNDQEEDDLEAQAEQERREYDAGHAPVAEEPSTRKLLLTMGSLWLTSFFAALDTSVVATLSGPISSSFNSGTSFSWIASGYLVANAACQPLSGKLTDIYGRRAGLIFAVTFFVAGTLMCGLAQNDKMMIAGRVIAGMGGGCINTVSVFVASDLIPLRRRGVWQGIGNIVFGAGLGLGGVYGGFINDNLNWRYAFFIQIPFIVVGGIVGVFSIKVPINESDKAKIQRVDFLGAFTLVGALVLLLLGLNSGGNTVPWNHPLVYVSLPLSLAFLLSFIYVEDRIASEPIIPIRLLANRSVLAACLTNWFMTMSVFSLMYYGPIFFQVVRDVSATQAGTLFVPQAIGMACGSLGSGIIMRWTGKYWWLNILVQLLNVAAGSLILAFFDRNVPTIPPFIFLAMGGLAYGSMLTITLIALISAVDHKYQAVITSASYAFRSTGSSIGITIASAVFQNLLRSLLWERFGDQPDARDRIRHIRDDASSIRDLPKSWRDGVIESYVGVLRGVWVVVLGFAVVTAFVSIFIKQHTLYSNLGRK